One segment of Mycoplasmopsis glycophila DNA contains the following:
- a CDS encoding aromatic motif membrane protein codes for MKIRKILSFGLIPSLLSLGAVISCQNTEKVLTAKSQITANSQKDEFNLFVQTNLVQTILNNIYKDEEAKTDYINSQINLLDSNYLNIAKGALRYANPITRSLNSQRSFSGNFWFKKTVADTFEKSDEVIEELFNKNWLFLLFHYQDLVFMQDQNAEGNDVESIKKIKESSENILLYGSFYKPKSNHFLDFVVQEYDNNDYSNIKKIFILTEDGFILNINLEIYQPQPKYDENYNEIPGETVTQEPSVEVFMYIFTYPKLLFSKNKTNDFDLKKYIMDTQSFVGFDEYGNDTKQVLFIDKYGGTELRYTVIDISNQNEETN; via the coding sequence ATGAAAATAAGAAAAATATTATCATTTGGTTTAATTCCTAGTTTACTTTCACTTGGTGCTGTTATATCTTGTCAAAATACCGAAAAAGTGCTTACAGCTAAAAGTCAAATTACTGCTAACTCTCAAAAAGATGAGTTTAATCTTTTTGTACAAACTAATTTAGTCCAAACTATTTTAAATAATATTTACAAGGACGAAGAAGCAAAAACAGATTATATTAATTCACAAATTAATCTTTTAGATAGTAACTATCTAAATATTGCAAAAGGTGCTTTAAGATATGCTAATCCAATTACCCGTTCATTAAATTCCCAACGTTCATTTAGTGGAAACTTTTGATTCAAAAAAACAGTCGCAGACACATTCGAAAAATCTGATGAAGTAATTGAAGAACTTTTTAATAAAAACTGACTCTTTTTACTTTTTCATTACCAAGATTTAGTCTTTATGCAAGATCAAAATGCTGAAGGAAATGATGTAGAAAGTATCAAGAAAATCAAAGAATCATCAGAAAACATATTGCTTTATGGTAGTTTTTATAAACCAAAAAGTAATCACTTTCTTGACTTTGTAGTGCAAGAGTATGATAATAATGACTATTCGAATATTAAGAAAATTTTTATCTTAACTGAAGATGGCTTTATTTTAAATATCAACCTTGAAATTTATCAGCCACAACCTAAATATGATGAAAATTACAACGAGATTCCAGGTGAAACTGTGACACAAGAACCTAGCGTAGAAGTCTTTATGTATATTTTTACTTATCCAAAGCTCCTTTTTAGTAAAAATAAAACAAATGATTTTGATCTAAAAAAATATATAATGGATACACAAAGTTTTGTTGGTTTCGACGAATACGGAAACGACACAAAACAAGTATTGTTTATCGACAAATACGGAGGGACAGAATTACGTTATACCGTAATTGATATATCTAACCAAAATGAAGAAACAAATTAA